In Rathayibacter sp. VKM Ac-2762, one DNA window encodes the following:
- a CDS encoding GNAT family N-acetyltransferase, whose product MSAAEVLVRRVRAEEYDEVSRLRLAAYAHDYELGEEYAADVAAVARHDVEGEVWVAVEGDGRILATVTTARPGANLYELGRPGELDWRLLAVAPEARGRGLGRLLTEFVVMLAAERGLQRVVMNSGTLMTTAHALYESMGFVRLGERENPPGVEPTRTYGLDL is encoded by the coding sequence ATGAGCGCCGCCGAGGTGCTGGTCCGGCGCGTCCGGGCGGAGGAGTACGACGAAGTCTCGCGCCTGCGGCTCGCCGCCTACGCCCACGACTACGAGCTGGGGGAGGAGTACGCCGCCGACGTCGCCGCGGTCGCCCGGCACGACGTCGAGGGCGAGGTCTGGGTCGCCGTCGAGGGCGACGGGCGGATCCTCGCCACGGTCACCACCGCGCGCCCGGGCGCGAACCTGTACGAGCTCGGGCGCCCCGGCGAGCTGGACTGGCGGCTGCTCGCCGTCGCCCCGGAGGCACGTGGGCGGGGTCTCGGGCGGCTGCTCACGGAGTTCGTCGTGATGCTCGCCGCCGAGCGGGGCCTCCAGCGGGTCGTGATGAACAGCGGCACGCTGATGACCACCGCGCACGCCCTCTACGAGAGCATGGGCTTCGTCCGCCTCGGCGAGCGGGAGAACCCGCCCGGCGTCGAGCCCACCCGCACCTACGGACTCGATCTGTAG
- the lepA gene encoding translation elongation factor 4 translates to MSPRAHSGLEPAATDPASIRNFCIIAHIDHGKSTLADRMLGITGVVEDRAMRAQYLDRMDIERERGITIKSQAVRMPWERDGRTFALNMIDTPGHVDFSYEVSRSLAACEGAILLVDAAQGIEAQTLANLYLALENDLTIIPVLNKIDLPAADPEKYAKELASLIGGDPDDVLRVSGKTGMGVEALLDRVTELIPPPVGDPSAPARAMIFDSVYDAYRGVVTYVRMIDGKLSPREKIQMMSTRATHEILEIGVSSPEPVATQGLAVGEVGYLITGVKDVRQSKVGDTVTTASKPATQALPGYTEPLPMVFSGLYPIDGSDYPDLREALDKLKLSDAALVYEPETSVALGFGFRCGFLGLLHLEIITERLQREFGLDLITTAPSVIYEVSTEDKKTVTVTNPSEFPVGKIAAVTEPIVKAAILAPKDYVGTIMELCQSRRGTLIGMEYLGEDRVEIRYHMPLGEIVFDFFDNLKSKTAGYASLDYEPAGSQEADLVKVDILLQGEQVDAFSAIVHREKAYAYGVLMTGRLRKLIPRQQFEVPIQAAIGARIIARESISAMRKDVLAKCYGGDITRKRKLLEKQKEGKKRMKMVGRVEVPQEAFIAALSGDVETKDKK, encoded by the coding sequence ATGTCTCCACGTGCACACTCCGGGCTCGAGCCCGCCGCGACCGATCCGGCGTCCATCCGCAACTTCTGCATCATCGCCCACATCGACCACGGCAAGTCCACCCTCGCCGACCGGATGCTCGGCATCACGGGTGTCGTCGAGGACCGGGCGATGCGCGCGCAGTACCTCGACCGCATGGACATCGAGCGCGAGCGCGGCATCACGATCAAGTCGCAGGCCGTGCGGATGCCGTGGGAGCGCGACGGGCGCACGTTCGCCCTGAACATGATCGACACTCCGGGCCACGTCGACTTCTCCTACGAGGTCAGCCGCTCGCTGGCGGCCTGCGAGGGCGCGATCCTCCTGGTCGACGCGGCGCAGGGCATCGAGGCCCAGACGCTCGCGAACCTCTACCTCGCGCTCGAGAACGACCTCACGATCATCCCTGTCCTGAACAAGATCGACCTGCCGGCCGCGGACCCCGAGAAGTACGCGAAGGAGCTCGCGAGCCTCATCGGCGGCGACCCGGACGACGTCCTCCGCGTCTCCGGCAAGACCGGCATGGGCGTCGAGGCGCTGCTCGACCGCGTCACCGAGCTCATCCCGCCGCCCGTCGGCGACCCCTCCGCCCCTGCGCGCGCCATGATCTTCGACTCCGTGTACGACGCCTACCGCGGGGTCGTCACCTACGTCCGGATGATCGACGGCAAGCTCTCGCCGCGCGAGAAGATCCAGATGATGTCGACCCGCGCCACGCACGAGATCCTCGAGATCGGCGTGTCGAGCCCCGAGCCCGTCGCGACGCAGGGTCTCGCGGTCGGCGAGGTGGGCTACCTGATCACCGGTGTGAAGGACGTGCGCCAGTCGAAGGTCGGCGACACCGTCACCACGGCGTCGAAGCCCGCGACGCAGGCGCTGCCCGGCTACACCGAGCCGCTCCCGATGGTCTTCTCGGGCCTGTACCCGATCGACGGCAGCGACTACCCGGACCTGCGCGAGGCCCTCGACAAGCTCAAGCTCTCGGACGCGGCGCTCGTCTATGAGCCCGAGACGTCGGTGGCGCTCGGCTTCGGCTTCCGCTGCGGGTTCCTCGGCCTCCTGCACCTCGAGATCATCACCGAGCGCCTGCAGCGCGAGTTCGGTCTCGACCTCATCACCACGGCGCCCTCGGTCATCTACGAGGTCTCGACGGAGGACAAGAAGACCGTCACCGTCACGAACCCGAGCGAGTTCCCCGTCGGCAAGATCGCCGCCGTCACGGAGCCGATCGTCAAGGCCGCGATCCTCGCGCCGAAGGACTACGTCGGCACGATCATGGAGCTCTGCCAGAGCCGCCGCGGGACCCTGATCGGCATGGAGTACCTGGGCGAGGACCGGGTCGAGATCCGCTACCACATGCCCCTCGGCGAGATCGTCTTCGACTTCTTCGACAACCTCAAGTCCAAGACCGCCGGCTACGCCTCGCTCGACTACGAGCCCGCCGGCTCGCAGGAGGCCGACCTCGTGAAGGTCGACATCCTGCTGCAGGGCGAGCAGGTCGACGCGTTCAGCGCGATCGTGCACCGGGAGAAGGCCTACGCCTACGGCGTGCTGATGACGGGGCGCCTGCGCAAGCTGATCCCGCGTCAGCAGTTCGAGGTGCCGATCCAGGCCGCCATCGGCGCCCGGATCATCGCCCGCGAGTCGATCAGCGCGATGCGCAAGGACGTCCTCGCCAAGTGCTACGGCGGCGACATCACCCGCAAGCGCAAGCTCCTCGAGAAGCAGAAGGAGGGCAAGAAGCGGATGAAGATGGTCGGCCGCGTCGAGGTCCCCCAGGAGGCGTTCATCGCCGCGCTCTCGGGCGACGTCGAGACGAAGGACAAGAAGTAG